One Cloacibacillus sp. genomic region harbors:
- a CDS encoding type II toxin-antitoxin system PemK/MazF family toxin, translating into MVSQGDIIWLEFNPQAGHRPAVVVSNNIFNNVTGMAIVCPITSKLKAFPLHIPLDERTKTQGMIACQHIKSLDIAARNYRHIEKLPRDILDRVLEAVLSEIEEI; encoded by the coding sequence ATGGTAAGCCAGGGGGATATCATCTGGCTGGAGTTTAACCCACAGGCAGGACACCGCCCTGCCGTCGTAGTGAGCAATAACATCTTCAACAATGTTACTGGAATGGCCATCGTCTGCCCCATTACAAGCAAGCTGAAGGCCTTCCCTTTGCATATACCGCTTGACGAACGGACGAAAACACAGGGGATGATCGCCTGTCAGCATATTAAATCTTTGGATATCGCGGCGAGGAATTACCGGCATATCGAGAAGCTGCCGCGTGATATTCTGGATCGTGTGCTGGAGGCGGTCCTATCTGAGATTGAAGAGATTTGA
- the der gene encoding ribosome biogenesis GTPase Der, which yields MAIVAIVGRPNVGKSSIFNRILGKRAAIVDDQPGVTRDRLYGETEWAGKKFYIVDTGGIMSETEHPFMDLIEKQVDLALDESSAIIFVVDGRTGVTPTDEEIAHKLRRSGKPVVVVMNKLDNEKQEDAMLGEAYGLGFDEVVAASAEHNTGFDDMLDFITAKLESEEFDSDDGEIRVTLVGRPNVGKSSLLNAFAGEERSMVSDIAGTTRDVVDSVVEMNGQRFRFLDTAGLRRKSRVNTDLEYYSNVRTYQAIDRCHVALVLLDAQDPVTEQDKRLIGQVLERGKGLILVVNKWDLAPREEKVGDVMTKKLIEELPFAAHAPRVFISALSGRSLGKLPELILKVEENRRRRIATSELNKLVKEVLVFERMPGDGKGHSLKIYYCTQADGAPPAFIFFVNDSELCSKSFRRHLENLLREMADFSGVPIKIFMRNKI from the coding sequence ATGGCAATTGTTGCAATTGTCGGCAGACCTAATGTCGGCAAATCTTCAATATTCAACAGGATACTTGGAAAACGTGCGGCGATCGTGGACGACCAGCCGGGCGTTACTAGAGACAGGCTCTACGGTGAGACTGAATGGGCGGGGAAGAAATTCTACATCGTCGATACGGGCGGAATTATGTCCGAGACGGAACACCCATTCATGGACCTTATAGAGAAGCAGGTCGACCTTGCGCTAGACGAGAGCAGCGCCATCATCTTCGTTGTCGACGGGCGCACCGGCGTCACGCCGACCGACGAGGAGATCGCGCATAAACTGCGCCGCAGCGGCAAGCCCGTCGTCGTCGTGATGAACAAGCTCGACAACGAGAAACAGGAGGACGCGATGCTCGGCGAGGCCTACGGTCTTGGTTTTGACGAGGTCGTCGCCGCCAGCGCGGAGCATAATACCGGCTTTGACGATATGCTTGACTTCATCACCGCCAAGCTTGAATCGGAGGAATTCGACTCGGACGACGGCGAGATCCGCGTTACGCTCGTCGGCCGGCCCAACGTAGGCAAATCGAGCCTGCTGAACGCCTTCGCGGGCGAGGAGCGTTCGATGGTCAGCGATATCGCGGGAACGACGCGCGACGTCGTCGACTCCGTCGTCGAAATGAACGGACAGAGATTCCGTTTCCTGGACACCGCGGGGCTGCGCCGCAAAAGCCGCGTGAACACGGATCTTGAATACTATTCAAACGTCCGTACCTACCAGGCGATCGACCGCTGCCATGTGGCGCTTGTGCTGCTCGACGCGCAGGACCCGGTGACGGAGCAGGACAAACGGCTTATCGGGCAGGTGCTCGAACGCGGCAAGGGGCTCATCCTTGTCGTCAACAAGTGGGATCTTGCCCCGCGCGAAGAGAAGGTCGGCGACGTTATGACGAAGAAGCTGATCGAAGAGCTGCCCTTTGCCGCCCACGCACCGCGAGTCTTCATCTCGGCGCTCTCGGGCCGCAGCCTTGGCAAATTACCGGAGCTGATCCTCAAGGTAGAGGAAAACCGCCGCCGCCGGATAGCCACCTCCGAGCTCAATAAGCTTGTAAAAGAGGTGCTCGTATTTGAGAGAATGCCTGGTGACGGAAAGGGGCACAGCCTCAAAATATACTACTGCACGCAGGCGGACGGAGCGCCGCCGGCGTTCATTTTCTTCGTGAATGATTCAGAGCTTTGCTCGAAATCTTTCAGGCGCCATCTGGAAAATCTCCTACGTGAAATGGCGGATTTTTCTGGAGTTCCGATAAAAATATTCATGAGAAACAAGATATAG
- a CDS encoding type II toxin-antitoxin system RelE/ParE family toxin, producing the protein MCPREARLITAWMRRNLDGYTDPRLPGKPLTGDRAGQWRYRVGNYRILAEISDERVTILVLKIGDRKDIYND; encoded by the coding sequence ATGTGCCCTAGAGAGGCACGGCTGATTACGGCGTGGATGCGCAGGAATCTTGATGGTTATACAGACCCAAGACTGCCCGGGAAGCCCCTCACAGGAGATAGAGCGGGGCAATGGCGTTATCGTGTGGGGAACTATCGGATACTTGCGGAAATTTCAGATGAGAGAGTGACAATTCTTGTTTTGAAAATAGGAGATAGAAAAGATATTTATAACGACTAG
- a CDS encoding AbrB/MazE/SpoVT family DNA-binding domain-containing protein encodes MQTTIQKWGNSQGIRLPKHILESVGLEIPSTGEPVEVEVIAEEGKITIKKPLPRRKRRNIIELLADYKGDYKASETDWGVPVGKEVW; translated from the coding sequence ATGCAGACGACGATCCAAAAGTGGGGCAATAGCCAGGGGATCAGGCTGCCAAAGCATATTTTGGAATCAGTAGGTCTTGAAATACCGTCTACAGGTGAGCCTGTGGAGGTGGAGGTTATCGCCGAAGAGGGTAAGATAACGATCAAGAAGCCGCTTCCCCGCCGCAAGCGCAGGAACATTATTGAACTTTTGGCCGACTATAAGGGCGATTATAAGGCTTCGGAGACAGATTGGGGAGTCCCCGTAGGTAAGGAAGTATGGTAA
- a CDS encoding DNA-directed RNA polymerase subunit omega, which produces MIYMDLEKIYRERDIPNKYILTLVIAARARQLSERKDLGGDEKYISKAVSDVTEGKISYKIIDPLPKTENVPAA; this is translated from the coding sequence ATGATTTATATGGATCTTGAGAAAATTTACCGTGAAAGGGATATCCCCAACAAATATATCCTCACCCTCGTCATCGCGGCGCGCGCGCGCCAGCTTAGCGAGCGCAAGGATCTTGGCGGCGACGAGAAGTATATCTCAAAGGCCGTGAGCGATGTGACGGAGGGAAAGATATCCTACAAGATAATCGATCCGCTCCCCAAGACGGAAAATGTGCCTGCGGCATAA
- the pgsA gene encoding CDP-diacylglycerol--glycerol-3-phosphate 3-phosphatidyltransferase, which translates to MPSPWNLPNMLSLSRVFLVPVILVFLTLRTQFGFIEGVNIGDLIAGLVFIIASITDAADGHIARKRNLVTNMGKFIDPLADKILVIAVLTALVELHRFPAWMVVVIVSREFIVSGLRMVAASEGVVIAASKGGKLKTVTQIVGIVMLIFNIPYAMAVMWVAVILTVWSGIDYVIKGADLLN; encoded by the coding sequence ATGCCATCACCATGGAACCTGCCTAATATGCTGAGCCTGTCGCGGGTCTTTCTCGTCCCCGTCATTCTCGTCTTTCTGACCCTGCGGACACAGTTCGGATTCATCGAGGGGGTAAATATCGGAGACCTCATCGCGGGGCTCGTATTCATCATCGCCTCGATAACGGACGCCGCGGACGGACATATAGCGCGTAAAAGAAACCTTGTCACCAACATGGGGAAATTTATCGACCCCTTAGCGGACAAGATACTCGTCATTGCCGTGCTGACGGCGCTCGTCGAACTTCACCGCTTCCCCGCCTGGATGGTAGTCGTCATCGTCTCACGTGAATTCATCGTCTCGGGGCTGAGGATGGTGGCCGCCTCGGAGGGCGTGGTGATCGCAGCCTCCAAGGGCGGGAAGCTCAAAACCGTCACGCAGATAGTGGGCATCGTGATGCTTATCTTCAACATTCCCTATGCTATGGCGGTCATGTGGGTCGCCGTCATCCTCACGGTATGGTCCGGTATAGACTACGTGATAAAGGGAGCAGACTTGCTGAACTGA
- a CDS encoding HU family DNA-binding protein, whose amino-acid sequence MTKTDLINTVAKEVEGITKKKAAEVVEAIFNDIYTALQKEEKVQIVGFGTFEVQKRAARQGRNPQDPKKVIEIPAKNVPVFRAGKALKEAVNEKK is encoded by the coding sequence GTGACAAAGACAGACCTCATCAACACAGTGGCCAAAGAGGTAGAGGGCATTACCAAAAAGAAGGCTGCCGAAGTGGTAGAAGCGATATTCAACGATATCTACACGGCGCTTCAGAAGGAAGAAAAGGTACAGATCGTAGGATTCGGTACGTTTGAAGTCCAGAAGAGAGCGGCACGCCAGGGACGTAACCCTCAGGACCCCAAGAAGGTCATTGAAATTCCGGCGAAGAATGTTCCCGTTTTCCGCGCGGGCAAGGCTCTCAAGGAAGCTGTAAACGAAAAGAAGTAG
- a CDS encoding DUF1667 domain-containing protein, whose amino-acid sequence MITELTCIGCPMGCQITAETENGKILSVSGQSCAIGKRYAEEELTHPTRMVTSLMETVGGGTSLSVKTSKPIDKGKIFECLAEIRRTKAQLPIHIGDILIRNVCGTETDIVATKELY is encoded by the coding sequence ATGATAACGGAGCTTACCTGCATAGGCTGCCCCATGGGCTGCCAGATAACCGCGGAGACCGAAAACGGCAAAATACTCTCCGTCAGCGGACAGAGCTGCGCCATCGGCAAAAGATACGCGGAGGAAGAGCTGACACATCCGACACGCATGGTCACCTCGCTGATGGAGACGGTAGGTGGTGGGACTTCGCTCTCCGTCAAGACCTCAAAGCCGATCGACAAGGGAAAAATATTTGAATGCCTCGCGGAGATCAGGAGGACTAAGGCCCAGCTTCCGATCCACATCGGGGATATCCTGATAAGGAACGTCTGCGGAACGGAGACTGATATCGTCGCGACAAAAGAACTATACTAA
- a CDS encoding ACT domain-containing protein, whose protein sequence is MKAIVTVLGKDQVGIIAKVCTYLADKNANVLEISQTIIKGYFDMLMIIDISACTCTPGEMAGGLKELGEEIGLMIKFQREEIFESMHRI, encoded by the coding sequence ATGAAAGCGATCGTTACGGTATTGGGAAAAGACCAGGTGGGTATAATTGCAAAGGTTTGCACATACCTCGCGGATAAAAACGCCAACGTGCTTGAGATATCGCAGACGATAATCAAGGGATACTTCGACATGCTTATGATAATCGACATCAGCGCCTGTACCTGTACCCCCGGAGAGATGGCCGGAGGCCTCAAGGAGCTCGGCGAGGAGATAGGGCTGATGATAAAATTCCAGCGCGAAGAGATATTCGAGAGCATGCACAGGATATAG
- the trpS gene encoding tryptophan--tRNA ligase translates to MAKIILTGDRPTGRLHVGHYAGSLERRVALQNSGEYERIYIMIADAQALTDNAEHPEKVRDNIIEVALDYLACGIDPVKSTIFIQSMVPELTELTSYYMNLVTIARLQRNPTVKAEIQQRNFEASIPVGFFTYPISQAADITAFRATSVPVGEDQAPMLEQCREIVHKFNATYGDALTVPEIVLPENKVCMRLPGIDGMAKMSKSLGNCIYLADEPKEIRKKVMSMFTDPNHLKVDDPGTTEGNPVFIYLEAFSRPEDFAEFMPEYGGLEELEAHYRRGGLGDIKVKKFLNNVMQSRLAPIRERRREWERRIPEVYDILRRGSEAARAAAAATLHDVRTAMRINYFDDTALIEGQIEKHRGR, encoded by the coding sequence ATGGCAAAAATAATTTTAACCGGAGACCGCCCGACGGGACGGCTTCATGTGGGGCACTACGCAGGTTCTCTGGAGAGGCGCGTCGCGCTGCAGAATTCCGGCGAATACGAGAGAATATACATCATGATCGCCGACGCGCAGGCGCTGACGGACAACGCCGAGCACCCGGAGAAGGTGCGCGATAATATTATCGAGGTGGCGCTCGATTACCTGGCCTGCGGCATAGATCCCGTCAAGTCCACCATCTTTATTCAATCTATGGTTCCCGAGCTTACGGAGCTGACATCTTATTACATGAATCTTGTCACCATTGCGCGCCTGCAGCGGAATCCCACCGTCAAGGCCGAGATACAGCAGCGCAATTTCGAGGCCAGCATCCCCGTGGGTTTTTTCACCTATCCCATCAGCCAGGCCGCCGATATCACGGCTTTCCGCGCGACCTCTGTGCCCGTTGGTGAGGACCAGGCGCCGATGCTGGAACAGTGCCGGGAGATAGTGCATAAATTTAACGCCACCTACGGCGACGCGCTGACCGTACCGGAGATCGTACTGCCGGAAAACAAGGTCTGTATGAGGCTTCCGGGCATTGACGGAATGGCCAAGATGAGCAAGTCTCTGGGAAACTGCATCTACCTTGCCGACGAGCCGAAGGAGATACGCAAAAAGGTGATGTCGATGTTCACCGACCCCAATCATCTCAAAGTGGACGATCCCGGCACTACGGAGGGCAACCCGGTCTTCATCTATCTGGAGGCGTTCAGCCGCCCGGAGGATTTTGCGGAGTTTATGCCCGAATACGGCGGCTTGGAGGAGCTTGAAGCCCATTACCGCCGCGGCGGCCTTGGCGATATAAAGGTCAAAAAGTTTCTCAACAACGTTATGCAGAGCCGTCTTGCCCCCATCCGCGAGCGGCGACGTGAGTGGGAGCGGCGGATACCTGAGGTATACGATATCCTGCGGCGCGGCAGCGAAGCCGCACGGGCCGCGGCCGCCGCGACCCTTCACGACGTGCGCACGGCGATGCGTATCAATTATTTTGATGACACGGCCCTTATCGAGGGGCAGATAGAGAAGCACCGGGGGCGGTAA
- the coaBC gene encoding bifunctional phosphopantothenoylcysteine decarboxylase/phosphopantothenate--cysteine ligase CoaBC yields the protein MCLRHKKILFGISGGIAAYKTPDLLHGWVKMGFEVETILTESAEAFVSPMVLSTLSKRRVWRERDFLSPEYGWRIPHISLTDWADIFVIAPCTGNVLRMAAEGDSATLLGAALLANQKPLLLFPAMNCKMLANEAAQRHMKTLEARGAVVVDPDSGMLACGYEGKGRLPSAAVIDDYVKMMLCAKKDLSGLRVAVTAGPTHEYIDPVRYLSNPSSGKMGYAVARAAWQRGAEVTLITGPSTLTRPAGIKVVETVSADDMYEACMKASEEADVIVKAAAVGDYKAANRAEQKIKRGDAQEFTLELVQNRDIAAALGGRKRPGQILVGFAAETQNVLENAQRKMAEKNLDIIVSNDVLAQGAGFAVDTNVITILERGADPARFSGTKEEAADRLLDAVAALTAKR from the coding sequence ATGTGCCTGCGGCATAAAAAAATACTCTTCGGCATAAGCGGGGGCATCGCCGCCTACAAGACGCCAGACCTGCTCCACGGCTGGGTAAAGATGGGCTTTGAGGTGGAGACCATCCTGACGGAGTCCGCCGAGGCCTTTGTCAGCCCGATGGTGCTCTCGACGCTCAGCAAGCGCCGCGTCTGGCGTGAGCGCGACTTCCTCTCGCCCGAATATGGGTGGCGGATACCGCACATCTCGCTCACCGACTGGGCCGATATATTTGTCATCGCGCCCTGCACCGGCAATGTGCTGCGCATGGCGGCGGAGGGCGACAGCGCGACGCTGCTTGGCGCGGCTCTGCTGGCTAACCAGAAGCCGCTGCTGCTCTTTCCCGCGATGAACTGCAAGATGCTCGCCAACGAGGCGGCGCAGAGGCACATGAAGACCCTGGAGGCGCGGGGCGCGGTCGTGGTGGACCCTGACAGCGGGATGCTCGCCTGCGGCTACGAGGGTAAGGGACGTCTTCCCTCCGCCGCGGTGATAGACGACTACGTAAAGATGATGCTCTGCGCGAAAAAGGATCTCTCCGGTCTCCGCGTGGCGGTGACCGCGGGGCCGACGCACGAGTATATAGACCCCGTGCGCTATTTAAGCAACCCCAGCAGCGGCAAAATGGGCTACGCGGTGGCCCGCGCCGCCTGGCAGCGCGGCGCGGAGGTCACCCTGATAACGGGCCCCTCCACGCTCACGCGTCCTGCGGGGATAAAGGTAGTGGAGACCGTCAGCGCCGACGATATGTACGAGGCCTGCATGAAAGCCTCCGAGGAGGCCGACGTCATCGTGAAGGCCGCCGCCGTCGGCGATTACAAGGCCGCCAACCGCGCCGAACAGAAGATAAAGCGCGGCGACGCGCAGGAGTTCACCCTTGAACTGGTGCAGAACCGGGACATCGCCGCCGCTCTCGGAGGGCGGAAGCGCCCGGGACAGATACTTGTCGGTTTTGCCGCGGAGACCCAGAACGTGCTCGAAAACGCGCAGCGGAAGATGGCGGAGAAGAACCTCGACATCATCGTCTCCAACGACGTTCTCGCACAGGGCGCGGGCTTTGCGGTGGACACGAACGTGATAACGATACTGGAACGCGGCGCGGATCCCGCGCGCTTCTCCGGTACGAAGGAGGAGGCGGCCGACCGTCTGCTTGACGCAGTCGCCGCGCTTACCGCAAAACGATAA
- the plsY gene encoding glycerol-3-phosphate 1-O-acyltransferase PlsY, which produces MTAIFWAFAGYLAGSCPTGFLVTKYIKGADIRAFGSGNIGATNVGRLMGKKWAVAVAVFDMLKGGFAVLAASCFVSNPAVLALTGLCAVLGHNFPIWLGFRGGKGVATTFGVIGFYNFFMPWPAVIGGIIWYAVMKTTKYVSVASMAGLLAAAGLTACFGMPRPYTAASFCLALLSVWRHRANIVRLKNGTESKVKS; this is translated from the coding sequence ATGACAGCTATTTTCTGGGCCTTTGCCGGGTATCTTGCGGGGTCGTGTCCCACAGGTTTCCTCGTCACGAAATATATAAAGGGAGCCGATATCCGCGCCTTCGGCTCCGGCAATATCGGGGCGACGAATGTCGGACGGCTTATGGGCAAAAAATGGGCCGTCGCCGTCGCCGTATTTGACATGCTCAAAGGAGGCTTCGCCGTCCTCGCGGCCTCCTGTTTCGTCTCCAATCCGGCTGTACTCGCGCTTACCGGGTTATGCGCGGTACTGGGACACAATTTTCCCATCTGGCTTGGTTTCAGGGGCGGCAAAGGGGTGGCGACCACCTTTGGCGTGATCGGCTTTTATAACTTCTTTATGCCGTGGCCCGCGGTAATCGGCGGCATTATCTGGTACGCCGTCATGAAGACGACGAAATATGTATCGGTGGCCTCGATGGCGGGGCTGCTCGCCGCCGCGGGGCTCACCGCCTGTTTTGGAATGCCGCGCCCTTATACGGCCGCCTCGTTCTGCCTCGCCCTTCTCTCTGTCTGGCGTCACCGGGCAAATATCGTGCGGCTGAAAAACGGCACGGAGTCGAAGGTAAAATCTTAG
- a CDS encoding PFL family protein, whose amino-acid sequence MISKSEARKTNEMIQDENLDVRTITMGINILDCADPSLEKFCAKIYDKITRSAERLVKTGDEIAMEFGVPVVNKRISVTPVAIAASACETESYVEIARTMDRAAKEVGVNFIGGFSALVQKGITEADQRLISSVPEALSVTERVCSSINLGTSHSGINMDAVKQMGQVIKETAYLSREADSLGCAKFVVFCNAVEDNPFMAGAFHGVGERDCAINVGVSGPGVVKRALEEVRGADFETLCETVKKTAFKITRVGQLVAREASLRLGVPFGIIDLSLAPTPAIGDSVAEIFQEMGLEYAGAPGTTAALAILNDNVKKGGVMASSYVGGLSGAFIPVSEDHGMIESVEAGALTLDKLEAMTCVCSVGLDMIAIPGDTSPETISGIIADEMAIGMINNKTTAVRLIPVYGKTAGETVTFGGLLGYAPVMQVNKFDCSAFINRGGRIPAPIHSFKN is encoded by the coding sequence ATGATCAGCAAATCAGAAGCGCGCAAGACAAACGAGATGATACAGGACGAAAACCTTGACGTCCGTACCATCACCATGGGTATCAACATCCTCGACTGCGCCGATCCGAGCCTCGAAAAATTCTGCGCAAAAATATATGACAAGATCACCCGTTCCGCCGAAAGACTTGTGAAGACCGGCGACGAGATCGCGATGGAGTTCGGCGTTCCCGTCGTCAACAAGAGGATATCGGTGACGCCGGTGGCGATCGCCGCCTCGGCCTGCGAGACGGAGAGCTACGTCGAGATCGCGCGCACTATGGACCGCGCCGCGAAAGAGGTCGGCGTGAACTTTATCGGCGGTTTTTCCGCGCTGGTGCAGAAGGGCATCACGGAGGCCGACCAGCGTCTTATCAGCTCCGTGCCTGAAGCGCTGTCGGTGACGGAGCGCGTCTGCTCTTCGATAAATCTCGGCACCAGCCATTCCGGCATCAATATGGACGCCGTAAAGCAGATGGGGCAGGTGATAAAGGAGACCGCCTACCTCTCGCGTGAGGCCGATTCGCTCGGCTGCGCGAAATTCGTCGTATTCTGCAACGCCGTCGAGGACAACCCTTTCATGGCGGGAGCCTTTCACGGCGTCGGCGAGCGCGACTGCGCGATCAACGTCGGCGTAAGCGGCCCCGGCGTCGTCAAGCGGGCGCTCGAAGAGGTGCGCGGCGCGGATTTTGAGACGCTCTGCGAGACCGTGAAAAAGACCGCCTTCAAGATAACGCGCGTCGGGCAGCTTGTGGCGCGTGAGGCCTCTCTGCGCCTCGGCGTCCCCTTCGGCATCATCGACCTATCGCTGGCGCCGACGCCCGCCATAGGCGACAGCGTCGCGGAGATATTCCAGGAGATGGGCCTCGAATACGCGGGCGCCCCCGGGACGACGGCCGCGCTGGCTATCCTCAACGACAACGTGAAAAAGGGCGGCGTAATGGCCTCCTCCTATGTCGGCGGACTCAGCGGCGCCTTTATCCCCGTCAGCGAAGACCACGGCATGATCGAATCCGTCGAGGCGGGGGCGCTGACCCTCGACAAGCTTGAGGCGATGACCTGCGTCTGCTCCGTCGGGCTTGACATGATCGCGATCCCCGGCGATACTTCACCTGAGACGATATCAGGCATCATTGCCGATGAAATGGCAATCGGCATGATAAATAATAAGACCACGGCAGTGCGTTTGATACCGGTATACGGAAAGACCGCCGGCGAGACGGTGACCTTTGGGGGGCTGCTCGGATACGCTCCGGTCATGCAGGTAAACAAATTTGACTGTTCCGCGTTTATCAACCGCGGGGGAAGGATACCGGCGCCGATCCACAGCTTCAAAAATTAA
- the gmk gene encoding guanylate kinase: MRGTLYIFSGPAGVGKGTVLQQALKKLPNISYSVSCTTRAPRPGLDAEGKTYYFLSEEEFRRRIAAGDFLEYANVHGHLYGTRRDIVEEALASGTDIVLEIDVQGAFIVKKKIPDAVTVFVKPPSLDELARRLKKRGSECCEEQELRIKNAKEELLHAEEYDYVIVNDIVEDAVAEFIKIVKKHREELK, translated from the coding sequence ATGAGGGGCACTCTCTATATCTTTTCCGGCCCCGCGGGCGTGGGGAAGGGGACGGTGCTGCAGCAGGCGCTGAAGAAACTCCCCAATATCAGCTATTCCGTCTCGTGTACCACGAGAGCTCCGCGCCCGGGCCTCGACGCTGAGGGAAAGACATATTACTTTCTCTCCGAAGAGGAGTTTCGCCGCCGGATAGCGGCCGGTGATTTCCTTGAATACGCGAATGTCCACGGGCACCTTTACGGCACCCGCAGGGACATTGTGGAAGAGGCCCTTGCCTCCGGAACGGACATCGTTCTTGAGATAGACGTTCAGGGCGCCTTTATCGTGAAAAAAAAGATACCGGACGCGGTGACGGTCTTTGTGAAGCCGCCATCGCTCGACGAGCTTGCCCGTCGCCTTAAAAAGCGCGGCAGCGAGTGCTGCGAGGAACAGGAACTGCGCATTAAGAACGCGAAAGAGGAGCTCCTGCACGCTGAAGAGTATGATTATGTGATTGTAAACGACATTGTGGAAGACGCAGTGGCAGAATTTATAAAAATTGTCAAAAAGCATAGGGAGGAACTTAAATGA
- a CDS encoding META domain-containing protein, with amino-acid sequence MRMRRLLTSAAFIMLLAVPAYAAPQLIQADRYEGYLLRNGSAAERTALVLKYDAVTGAPVSYLETVYTGMAGETKRNGTFTVKEDRAAGASRFTLKAKTRGHDEYFLRTSMGTSLRARNTGDGSTLLVTGAQLLKDGKEIMRFPASYSGTIPAASGPGILMEVTFRADHTFRIAETYIGESEGSNKFYDSGRWSVSMVNKDPLLTLKTRDGDRYFTVGDKSVTMADSRGRAAESKLNYTLTEAAGGDLFKAAALMEGEYSQTEESGVFRDTATGRSYPVAKGGDSADMERAYSDTGTTPGRYLPAVVRGSLVVQHGADGQPEEMLLVERLVALGSQEIALVKGDWKIVSAGEVKAAENIKEGRERPFLKFDTDGRFYGYAGCNRIAGSYIVSGMKLKLDGILSTKMACRDMRLEDALLEALPRVRSYFVNKGVLTLKGADGNTLALLTDGNAAR; translated from the coding sequence ATGAGAATGAGGAGACTGCTTACATCAGCGGCATTTATCATGCTGCTGGCTGTCCCGGCATACGCCGCGCCGCAGCTGATTCAGGCGGACAGGTATGAGGGATATCTTTTACGAAACGGCTCCGCTGCGGAACGCACGGCCCTGGTGCTGAAGTACGACGCCGTCACCGGAGCTCCGGTAAGTTATCTTGAGACCGTTTACACCGGCATGGCAGGCGAGACAAAACGCAACGGGACTTTCACCGTGAAGGAAGACCGCGCCGCCGGCGCTTCGCGCTTTACGCTGAAGGCAAAGACCAGAGGCCATGACGAATATTTCCTGCGGACCTCCATGGGCACTAGCCTGCGGGCGCGGAACACGGGGGACGGCAGTACGCTGCTGGTGACAGGCGCCCAGCTTCTGAAAGACGGCAAAGAGATAATGCGCTTTCCCGCGAGCTACAGCGGCACTATTCCGGCAGCATCCGGCCCTGGGATACTGATGGAGGTCACCTTTCGGGCAGACCACACCTTCCGCATCGCAGAGACCTACATCGGCGAGTCGGAGGGAAGCAATAAATTTTACGACAGCGGACGCTGGTCGGTGAGCATGGTCAATAAAGACCCCCTCCTCACCCTCAAAACCAGGGACGGCGACCGCTATTTCACAGTCGGCGACAAGAGCGTGACAATGGCCGACAGCCGCGGACGCGCCGCCGAAAGCAAACTTAATTACACGCTGACCGAAGCGGCGGGAGGCGACCTCTTCAAAGCGGCGGCCCTGATGGAGGGCGAATACAGCCAAACCGAAGAGAGCGGCGTATTCCGCGACACGGCCACCGGCAGGAGTTACCCTGTGGCCAAAGGCGGCGACAGCGCCGATATGGAACGCGCCTATTCCGATACGGGGACCACGCCGGGCAGGTACCTGCCGGCAGTGGTGAGGGGCAGCCTCGTTGTACAGCACGGCGCTGACGGTCAGCCTGAGGAGATGCTGCTGGTGGAACGCCTGGTCGCGCTTGGCTCGCAGGAGATCGCGCTGGTAAAAGGCGACTGGAAGATCGTCAGCGCGGGAGAGGTAAAAGCCGCTGAAAATATCAAGGAAGGCAGAGAAAGGCCTTTCCTGAAGTTTGACACGGACGGACGCTTTTACGGATACGCCGGATGCAACCGCATCGCCGGTTCATATATCGTCTCCGGCATGAAGCTGAAGCTGGACGGTATCCTCAGCACTAAGATGGCCTGCCGCGATATGCGGCTGGAAGACGCGCTTTTGGAGGCGCTCCCGCGTGTGCGCTCTTATTTTGTGAACAAGGGCGTGCTGACCCTCAAAGGCGCGGACGGGAACACGCTGGCCCTGCTGACGGACGGAAACGCCGCAAGATAG